In the genome of Myxococcus stipitatus, one region contains:
- a CDS encoding FrgA protein — MPARLAQLLVSRTLLSQEKAGELLRHQQAQGGHLDTVLLEQGLSSEADVLSLLGDVSGFRPVNLVDFEPNAEVASFIPPKIAERLCVVPLSLDGQTLHVACAYPVPKKELDEVGFLLGKPLELWVATEIRIREWISTIYRQPLAPRFTQLVAALDPEQQLPVTPPPPPPPEESLTVEMVERLAQSVAKEPVASEVRSAARPEQRDPQRPPPPPPPDTATAPPPAFVRAPLRLNMPGGAQPSRPDTSRPAQPPVLTATPAHAAMPGVSAENAQTPSRAVGTGSAQGAASATQAPSLGAAPSAARAATGATQPPAQSATTGAAQPGATSSAQHRPAGATGSAHSPSHGATGSAQHSAHGATGAAQSAPHGATGAAQHSSHGATGSAQHSAHGATGSARPSSQGATGAGQQTPHGAAGSAQQAPRGATGATQSASHGATGSSQPASHGATSSTQHAPHGTTGASPQAHHTGAAGTAQPSQHGTTGATQQPGMTGGAQHGATGPASASRTAAANPAHGTQPATGPQPTASAPRTSAQDGSPAPSVWPPVSPAQPGLPPQIWPPGPPSAPSSHEAPTPSTLRFGTSSPGNANAAQRSSEPAFIVFPNPGKANTPAPTRARATEPEARPPPSSANQDVPDWTLAQARAALKESTKDRDKLMDVALRFGRRTFDYVAAFAVLRGAAVGWEARGEGMSGEQLAQVSVPLDASSVFRTVAVTRGSYAGPLSPDALTRHYLELFGRQTPRTVFLYPVEVKGRLVAIIYGDCGQKPMSQRRLSDYILFCQDLASAFQELILFRKQRLSAPRSPEEDISIDVDVPVATAPAPAPAVVAGLGWSPFFGRGASGTVGRAAALPPRAQSQEERPPPDFAPLLRRLTGPDAAQRSSAMVELARSPEASARVLAQHFPGPTAWSRLPVVELPEADELGPIPAAMSRLGRPAAQALSPLLDSHDADTRYFALLTAGNLPYVELVDGVLRGLFDLEPDISSAARVASAALKQLPRLDSAMRELRQELNSRDMMRRALAARALGTLHDRDAVEGLIQLTRSEDEMCAQAAAEALREVTRMPLGLSPKQWAAWWAENRSRRRADWLITALRHRELDVRLAAIEELSRALNDTLGYYADAPESEREVAVRRWEAAAVAPANARRLGLL, encoded by the coding sequence ATGCCCGCCCGCCTTGCTCAGCTTCTCGTCTCCCGCACGCTCCTTTCCCAGGAGAAGGCGGGAGAGTTGTTGCGTCACCAGCAGGCACAGGGCGGGCACCTGGACACGGTCCTCCTGGAACAGGGGCTCTCGAGCGAGGCGGATGTGCTCTCGCTGCTCGGAGACGTGTCGGGTTTCCGTCCGGTGAACCTGGTCGACTTCGAGCCCAACGCGGAGGTCGCATCCTTCATCCCGCCCAAGATCGCCGAGCGGCTCTGCGTGGTGCCGCTCTCCTTGGACGGCCAGACGCTGCACGTCGCCTGTGCGTACCCGGTGCCCAAGAAGGAGCTCGACGAGGTCGGGTTCCTGCTCGGCAAGCCGCTCGAGCTGTGGGTGGCCACGGAGATCCGCATCCGCGAGTGGATCTCCACCATCTACCGCCAGCCCCTGGCCCCGCGCTTCACGCAGCTGGTCGCGGCGCTGGACCCGGAGCAGCAGCTTCCCGTCACGCCCCCGCCCCCGCCTCCCCCCGAGGAGTCCCTCACGGTGGAGATGGTGGAGCGGCTGGCCCAGTCGGTGGCGAAGGAGCCGGTGGCCTCGGAGGTCCGTTCCGCCGCGCGGCCCGAGCAGCGAGACCCTCAGCGGCCTCCTCCGCCTCCGCCCCCTGATACGGCGACCGCGCCGCCTCCGGCCTTCGTCCGAGCGCCGCTGCGCCTGAACATGCCGGGGGGCGCACAGCCCTCGCGGCCCGACACGTCCCGCCCGGCCCAGCCGCCCGTGCTCACGGCCACGCCCGCGCACGCCGCGATGCCAGGAGTTTCGGCTGAGAACGCGCAGACACCCTCTCGCGCGGTCGGCACGGGTTCCGCACAGGGAGCTGCGTCGGCCACCCAAGCGCCTTCGCTTGGCGCCGCGCCATCCGCCGCCCGTGCGGCCACGGGTGCCACTCAGCCTCCGGCTCAGTCCGCGACCACGGGTGCCGCGCAGCCTGGTGCGACGAGTTCCGCGCAGCACAGGCCCGCGGGGGCGACAGGCTCTGCACATTCGCCCTCGCATGGAGCCACGGGTTCCGCGCAGCACTCCGCTCACGGAGCCACGGGCGCCGCGCAGTCCGCACCTCACGGAGCAACCGGCGCCGCGCAGCATTCCTCTCATGGGGCCACGGGTTCCGCGCAGCACTCCGCGCACGGAGCCACGGGTTCCGCGCGGCCGTCCTCCCAGGGAGCCACGGGCGCTGGACAGCAGACCCCTCACGGGGCCGCAGGTTCCGCGCAACAGGCCCCTCGAGGGGCCACGGGCGCCACGCAGTCGGCCTCCCACGGAGCAACAGGTTCCTCTCAGCCGGCCTCCCACGGGGCCACGAGCTCCACCCAGCATGCCCCTCACGGGACAACGGGTGCCTCGCCACAAGCGCATCACACCGGTGCCGCGGGAACCGCTCAGCCTTCTCAGCACGGGACCACGGGCGCGACGCAGCAGCCCGGGATGACGGGAGGCGCACAACACGGAGCAACGGGCCCCGCGTCGGCATCGCGCACCGCGGCGGCAAACCCTGCTCACGGGACGCAGCCCGCGACGGGCCCTCAGCCCACCGCATCCGCCCCTCGTACGAGCGCACAGGACGGCAGTCCCGCGCCGTCCGTGTGGCCACCGGTATCCCCCGCGCAGCCGGGGCTCCCTCCGCAAATCTGGCCCCCGGGTCCTCCGTCCGCTCCGTCCTCCCACGAAGCCCCGACGCCCTCCACGCTCCGCTTCGGAACCTCGTCCCCGGGCAACGCGAACGCGGCGCAGCGCTCGAGCGAGCCCGCCTTCATCGTCTTCCCCAACCCCGGCAAGGCGAACACGCCCGCCCCGACGCGAGCCCGCGCCACCGAGCCGGAAGCCCGCCCTCCTCCGTCGTCCGCGAACCAGGACGTGCCGGACTGGACGCTGGCGCAGGCGCGCGCGGCCCTCAAGGAGTCCACCAAGGACCGCGACAAGCTGATGGACGTGGCGCTGCGCTTCGGCCGCCGCACGTTCGACTACGTCGCGGCCTTCGCGGTGCTGCGAGGCGCGGCGGTGGGCTGGGAAGCCCGTGGCGAGGGCATGTCGGGTGAGCAGCTCGCCCAGGTGTCCGTGCCGCTCGACGCCAGCAGCGTCTTCCGCACCGTGGCCGTGACGCGAGGAAGCTACGCGGGACCGCTGTCCCCGGACGCCCTCACGCGGCACTATCTGGAGCTGTTCGGCCGTCAGACGCCGCGCACCGTCTTCCTGTACCCGGTGGAGGTGAAGGGCCGGCTGGTGGCCATCATCTACGGCGACTGTGGGCAGAAGCCCATGAGCCAGCGCCGGCTGTCGGACTACATCCTGTTCTGCCAGGACCTGGCCTCCGCCTTCCAGGAGCTCATCCTCTTCCGCAAGCAGCGCCTCTCCGCGCCGCGCAGTCCCGAGGAGGACATCTCCATCGACGTGGACGTGCCCGTGGCCACCGCGCCCGCTCCCGCGCCGGCGGTGGTGGCGGGCCTGGGCTGGAGTCCCTTCTTCGGCCGAGGCGCCTCGGGCACCGTGGGCCGGGCCGCCGCGCTGCCTCCGCGTGCGCAGTCGCAGGAAGAGCGCCCGCCCCCGGACTTCGCCCCGCTCCTGCGTCGGCTCACGGGTCCGGACGCGGCGCAGCGCTCCAGCGCCATGGTGGAACTCGCGCGCTCGCCCGAGGCCAGCGCCCGGGTCCTCGCGCAGCACTTCCCAGGCCCCACCGCGTGGAGCCGCCTGCCCGTCGTCGAGCTGCCCGAAGCGGATGAGCTCGGCCCGATTCCCGCCGCGATGTCGCGGCTGGGCCGGCCCGCGGCGCAGGCCCTGTCGCCCCTGCTCGACTCGCACGACGCGGACACGCGCTACTTCGCGCTGCTCACCGCGGGCAACCTGCCCTACGTGGAGCTGGTGGACGGCGTGCTGCGCGGGCTGTTCGACCTGGAGCCGGACATCTCCAGCGCCGCGCGGGTGGCCTCCGCCGCGCTCAAGCAGCTGCCGCGCCTGGACTCCGCGATGCGGGAGCTGCGGCAGGAGCTCAACAGCCGGGACATGATGCGCCGAGCGCTCGCCGCGCGAGCCCTGGGCACGCTGCACGACCGCGACGCCGTCGAGGGCCTCATCCAGCTCACGCGCAGCGAGGACGAGATGTGCGCCCAGGCCGCGGCGGAGGCGCTGCGCGAAGTGACGCGCATGCCGCTGGGCCTCAGCCCCAAGCAGTGGGCGGCCTGGTGGGCGGAGAACCGCAGCCGCCGGCGCGCGGACTGGCTCATCACGGCGCTGCGCCATCGCGAGCTCGACGTGCGGCTCGCCGCCATCGAGGAGCTGAGCCGCGCGCTCAACGACACCCTCGGCTACTACGCGGACGCGCCGGAGTCGGAGCGTGAAGTCGCGGTGCGCCGCTGGGAGGCCGCGGCGGTCGCTCCGGCCAACGCTCGCCGCCTCGGCCTGCTCTGA
- a CDS encoding RDD family protein — MSKCMKCGALLPPVGDCPACAKAAAQTTLPGVPSFLDRDLLIDRRAPGRAEGPAFAERSPAPPPAVAPLAGPLPPPAEPRVATPRNAPGVARPTPPGMTPAARSASSQPAWAQAQPQAQGGGAFPLNVPPPPAAVQPTLSPMTPAYGTPSAARARAAAGPSLPVVGPESVSPVADTLPGAPFIEPVAPGLPRMGPAGHLHAAASGLPHAAAGQQHAAGSAQHHAPGQQHAATSGLPYPPASGQQHAAASGQSHMAASGQQRMAAPAQAQMPASGQPHMAASVGHLQAAAQSPAAASSGLPHMAAPGQPPLSAALPGVARTESASSGLPQMEADSSGLPPMEPLDPASFSLPPRQSVAPAPGLPVMEQATPRAEKPRPQAAPSRAQPGVAEVHARPASLWRRLLSFSIDTAAIAGVAALYITLASSVTGVKSPEAGLSGLDGFVAWLRALHTVLLPGVVLVMILALVYCAVAAFLWNGRTLGRLLLGLRLVDTHGLAPAPGRAIVRAMLSSVSFVLFLGGFWMALFDRRGQTLHDKLTSTFVVQPS; from the coding sequence TTGTCCAAGTGCATGAAGTGCGGAGCGCTGTTGCCGCCCGTCGGAGACTGCCCCGCCTGCGCCAAGGCCGCCGCCCAGACCACTCTGCCGGGTGTGCCGAGCTTCCTCGACCGGGACCTCCTGATTGACCGCCGCGCCCCCGGCCGCGCCGAGGGCCCCGCCTTCGCCGAGCGCAGCCCCGCGCCGCCGCCCGCCGTGGCCCCGCTCGCTGGTCCCCTTCCGCCGCCCGCCGAGCCGCGCGTGGCCACGCCGCGAAACGCCCCGGGAGTCGCGAGGCCCACGCCTCCGGGCATGACGCCCGCGGCCCGGTCCGCCTCGAGCCAGCCCGCCTGGGCCCAGGCTCAGCCCCAGGCGCAGGGGGGTGGTGCGTTCCCCCTGAATGTTCCGCCCCCGCCGGCCGCGGTGCAGCCGACCCTGTCGCCGATGACGCCCGCGTACGGGACGCCGAGCGCCGCGCGCGCTCGGGCAGCGGCGGGTCCGTCGCTTCCCGTCGTGGGGCCGGAGTCGGTCAGCCCCGTCGCGGACACCCTCCCAGGCGCGCCCTTCATCGAGCCCGTGGCTCCGGGCCTGCCGCGAATGGGCCCCGCGGGACATCTCCACGCGGCGGCCTCGGGTCTGCCGCACGCGGCGGCGGGTCAGCAGCACGCGGCGGGTTCGGCGCAGCATCACGCGCCGGGCCAGCAGCATGCGGCGACGTCGGGGCTGCCGTACCCCCCGGCCTCGGGCCAGCAGCATGCGGCGGCTTCGGGTCAGTCGCACATGGCGGCCTCGGGCCAGCAGCGCATGGCGGCTCCGGCGCAGGCTCAGATGCCGGCCTCGGGACAGCCGCACATGGCGGCCTCTGTGGGTCACCTCCAGGCGGCGGCACAGTCTCCCGCAGCGGCCTCGTCGGGTCTGCCTCACATGGCCGCTCCGGGCCAGCCGCCTCTGTCGGCCGCGCTTCCCGGGGTTGCTCGGACGGAGTCGGCCTCGTCGGGTCTGCCCCAGATGGAGGCGGATTCGTCAGGTCTGCCCCCGATGGAGCCCTTGGACCCGGCCTCCTTCAGTCTCCCCCCGCGCCAGTCCGTGGCTCCCGCCCCGGGCTTGCCGGTGATGGAGCAGGCCACGCCCCGCGCCGAGAAGCCTCGCCCGCAGGCGGCGCCGTCCCGCGCCCAGCCCGGCGTCGCCGAGGTCCACGCGCGCCCGGCCTCCCTGTGGCGGCGGCTGCTCTCCTTCTCCATCGACACGGCGGCCATCGCGGGCGTCGCGGCGCTGTACATCACCCTCGCGTCTTCCGTGACGGGCGTGAAGTCCCCGGAGGCCGGACTGTCCGGTCTGGACGGCTTCGTCGCCTGGCTGCGGGCGCTGCACACGGTGCTGCTGCCGGGCGTCGTCCTCGTGATGATTCTGGCGCTCGTCTACTGCGCGGTCGCGGCCTTCCTCTGGAACGGACGCACGCTCGGACGGCTCTTGTTGGGCCTGCGACTGGTGGACACACACGGGCTGGCCCCCGCCCCAGGGCGCGCCATCGTCCGGGCGATGCTCTCCAGTGTCTCCTTCGTCCTCTTCCTGGGCGGATTCTGGATGGCGCTCTTTGATCGCCGTGGACAGACGCTCCATGACAAGCTGACGTCTACTTTCGTCGTTCAACCGAGCTGA
- a CDS encoding GlsB/YeaQ/YmgE family stress response membrane protein, with product MGIIAFIIVGFIAGLIARAILPGKQSMGLMATTLLGMVGSLLGGLVGSLFSRDGRLFELRPAGLIMSVVGAIVVLLIVGAVGRRRVHA from the coding sequence ATGGGGATCATCGCGTTCATCATCGTTGGCTTCATCGCGGGGCTCATCGCGCGCGCCATTCTCCCGGGCAAGCAGAGCATGGGCCTGATGGCGACGACGCTTCTGGGCATGGTCGGCTCGCTGCTGGGTGGATTGGTGGGGTCCTTGTTCTCGCGCGACGGGCGACTCTTCGAGCTGCGGCCCGCGGGCCTCATCATGTCCGTCGTGGGCGCCATCGTCGTGCTGCTCATCGTGGGCGCGGTGGGACGGCGCCGGGTCCACGCCTAG
- a CDS encoding 16S rRNA (uracil(1498)-N(3))-methyltransferase: MVRLFVPIPDPAPAEVALTGDRRHYVVHVLRLGEGDALEVFDGKGRSFVSRVVGVDAQTVRVELGPVRQAPARRAVSVLQGLPKGDKLEWVLQKGTELGAAAFLPVDTVRSVVKLEPRRAQERTARWTKIVEEAARQCRRDDVPRVESPLPLTEAARGLAPGTVVLVLDEEESAVPLGEAFRAAGAGTPVALVVGPEGGLAREEVEALKALGARAVTLGTRILRTETAALAALAVMMHLDGDLG; the protein is encoded by the coding sequence GTGGTTCGCCTCTTCGTCCCCATTCCGGACCCCGCTCCCGCCGAGGTGGCGCTGACGGGCGACCGCCGCCACTACGTCGTCCACGTCCTGCGCCTGGGCGAAGGCGACGCGCTGGAGGTCTTCGACGGCAAGGGCCGCTCCTTCGTCAGCCGGGTGGTGGGCGTGGACGCGCAGACGGTGCGCGTGGAGCTGGGCCCCGTGCGGCAGGCCCCCGCGCGCCGCGCGGTGAGCGTGCTCCAGGGGCTGCCCAAGGGCGACAAGCTGGAGTGGGTGCTCCAGAAGGGCACCGAGCTGGGCGCCGCCGCCTTCCTCCCCGTGGACACGGTGCGAAGCGTGGTGAAGCTGGAGCCTCGCCGCGCCCAGGAGCGCACCGCCCGGTGGACGAAAATCGTGGAGGAGGCCGCTCGCCAGTGCCGCCGCGACGACGTGCCTCGCGTGGAGAGCCCGCTGCCGCTGACCGAGGCCGCGAGGGGGCTTGCCCCTGGCACCGTGGTGCTGGTGCTGGACGAGGAGGAGTCCGCGGTGCCGCTGGGGGAGGCCTTCCGCGCGGCGGGCGCGGGCACTCCGGTGGCGCTGGTGGTGGGCCCCGAGGGCGGCCTGGCGCGAGAGGAAGTGGAGGCGCTCAAGGCGCTGGGGGCTCGCGCCGTGACGCTGGGGACGCGCATCCTGCGCACCGAGACGGCGGCGCTGGCGGCCCTCGCGGTGATGATGCACCTCGATGGAGACCTTGGTTAG
- a CDS encoding DUF962 domain-containing protein, translating into MSFADKLRAWMPLHENRASRAVHFVGAYMFIFALLVPLGLLRIPVGDMTLSAAHVLVLAVALYALSLEWTAGLLMSLPLIPTLNAALSLGHLPGPTVAIIAVGVMVARFALVVGAHVVLEKKTHGLSLGGPLLFFIEPVYLLTVLLFGMGLKRELHARVMAGGPPPAPLAT; encoded by the coding sequence ATGAGCTTCGCTGACAAGCTGCGCGCCTGGATGCCCCTGCACGAGAACCGCGCGAGCCGCGCCGTGCACTTCGTGGGCGCCTACATGTTCATCTTCGCCCTGCTCGTGCCGCTCGGCTTGCTGCGCATCCCCGTGGGGGACATGACGCTCTCCGCGGCGCATGTCCTGGTGCTCGCGGTGGCGCTCTACGCGCTCTCGCTGGAATGGACGGCGGGGCTCTTGATGAGCCTGCCGCTCATCCCCACGCTCAACGCCGCGCTGTCCCTGGGGCACCTGCCGGGTCCCACCGTCGCCATCATCGCCGTGGGCGTCATGGTGGCGCGCTTCGCGCTCGTGGTGGGCGCGCACGTCGTCCTCGAGAAGAAGACGCATGGCCTGTCGCTCGGCGGGCCGCTGCTCTTCTTCATCGAGCCCGTCTACCTGCTCACCGTCCTCCTGTTCGGGATGGGGCTCAAGCGCGAGCTGCACGCGCGAGTCATGGCCGGGGGGCCTCCGCCGGCGCCCCTGGCGACCTGA
- a CDS encoding DUF962 domain-containing protein → MLKAPITALFDEYYSSHQHPINRLTHKIAIPVIVLHIVTMLDWVKLVALPALPGGVLTLGMVVWALAAVWYLRADVKLGLVVVAFMAACFPLGRMMPVWSVVAIAAFGWLIQLAGHSVWEKKSPSFLTNLVHALVGPLFFVAVLFGDYVLKPQPQNATPARA, encoded by the coding sequence ATGCTCAAGGCCCCCATCACCGCCCTCTTCGACGAGTACTACTCATCGCATCAGCACCCCATCAACCGGCTGACGCACAAGATTGCGATTCCGGTCATCGTCCTGCACATCGTCACGATGCTCGACTGGGTGAAGCTGGTGGCCCTCCCCGCGCTTCCCGGGGGCGTGCTGACGCTGGGCATGGTGGTGTGGGCCCTGGCCGCCGTCTGGTACCTGCGCGCGGACGTCAAGCTGGGCCTCGTCGTCGTCGCCTTCATGGCCGCGTGCTTCCCGCTGGGCCGGATGATGCCCGTCTGGAGCGTGGTGGCCATCGCCGCGTTCGGCTGGCTCATCCAGCTGGCGGGCCACTCCGTCTGGGAGAAGAAGTCGCCGTCCTTCCTCACCAACCTGGTGCACGCGCTGGTGGGCCCGCTGTTCTTCGTCGCGGTCCTCTTCGGCGACTACGTCCTCAAGCCCCAGCCCCAGAACGCGACGCCGGCCCGCGCCTGA
- a CDS encoding AraC family transcriptional regulator — MAPPPSPSPNKPPDEVRSQLVGPLLAYLRATGREPTSLVERFGLPRDAGSLPEVSLPLSTLHAFLDAAEVFSGDAFLGLHVAQRVPRGNYGLVEYIARASPTVRDTFRALARYMALLEPAWRASFTDEKEGGGTFAYGIPGEPLAYGRHASEYGLALFTHVGRQLTERAWNPRAVAFAHPAPPDIAPLVEHFGVTPTFGGGRNALTLEAATLDLRVVGADPALLSVLEHAARGGVASPQTPPDNAPEFVRAVRTGIRASLQEGPPPVGTVAKGLHVSPRTLQRRLTELGTSFQDEVDAVRRELSFQYLRDASLGVSQVAFLLGYSELSTFDRAFKRWTGMTPRVWREGAERP, encoded by the coding sequence GTGGCGCCCCCGCCCTCTCCATCACCGAACAAGCCCCCGGACGAGGTCCGCTCCCAGCTCGTCGGCCCGCTGCTCGCGTACCTGCGCGCGACTGGCCGTGAGCCAACGTCCCTGGTGGAGCGCTTCGGCCTGCCGCGCGACGCGGGCTCACTCCCCGAAGTGAGCCTCCCGCTCTCCACGCTGCATGCCTTCCTGGACGCGGCGGAGGTCTTCTCGGGGGATGCCTTCCTGGGCCTGCACGTGGCCCAGCGCGTGCCGCGCGGCAACTACGGGCTGGTCGAGTACATCGCCCGTGCGTCGCCCACGGTGAGAGACACCTTCCGGGCCCTCGCGCGGTACATGGCCCTGCTCGAGCCCGCCTGGCGCGCGTCCTTCACCGACGAAAAGGAGGGCGGCGGGACGTTCGCTTACGGCATCCCCGGCGAGCCGCTCGCGTATGGCCGCCACGCGAGTGAGTACGGGCTGGCCCTCTTCACCCACGTGGGCCGGCAGCTCACCGAGCGCGCCTGGAATCCGCGCGCCGTGGCCTTCGCCCACCCCGCGCCTCCGGACATCGCCCCGCTGGTGGAGCACTTCGGCGTCACGCCCACCTTCGGCGGTGGACGCAATGCGCTCACGCTGGAGGCGGCCACGCTCGATTTGCGCGTGGTGGGCGCGGACCCCGCGCTCCTCTCCGTGCTGGAGCACGCGGCGCGGGGTGGCGTGGCGTCGCCCCAGACTCCGCCCGACAACGCGCCGGAGTTCGTGCGAGCCGTGAGGACGGGCATCCGCGCGTCGCTCCAGGAAGGGCCCCCTCCCGTGGGCACGGTGGCCAAGGGACTTCACGTCAGTCCCCGCACGCTCCAGCGCCGGCTCACCGAGCTGGGCACCTCCTTCCAGGACGAGGTCGACGCGGTGCGGCGGGAGCTCTCGTTCCAGTACCTGCGCGACGCCAGCCTGGGCGTCAGCCAGGTGGCCTTCCTCCTGGGCTACTCGGAGCTGAGCACGTTCGACCGGGCCTTCAAGCGCTGGACGGGGATGACGCCGCGCGTCTGGCGGGAGGGCGCCGAGCGGCCTTGA
- a CDS encoding DUF1993 domain-containing protein, whose protein sequence is MSLSMYQASIPVFIRALNVLSTLLQKGAQHAKEQGLPPESLLEARLAPDMFNLVAQVQRASDTSKATAERLSGVPAPRMPDTEKTFEELYARITKTVDYLKSIEPSRFEGSDQRTVQLATGDVKLDFQGDDYLLTFGLPNFYFHITTAYDILRHRGVQIGKRDFLGAIGQRSTSAA, encoded by the coding sequence ATGTCGCTGTCCATGTACCAGGCATCCATCCCCGTCTTCATCCGAGCCCTCAACGTGCTCTCCACCCTGCTCCAGAAGGGCGCCCAGCACGCGAAGGAGCAGGGCCTCCCGCCGGAGTCGCTGCTCGAGGCCCGGCTGGCCCCGGACATGTTCAACCTGGTGGCCCAGGTGCAGCGCGCCAGCGATACCTCCAAGGCCACCGCGGAGCGGCTCAGCGGCGTGCCCGCCCCGCGCATGCCCGATACGGAGAAGACCTTCGAGGAGCTGTACGCGCGCATCACGAAGACGGTCGACTATCTCAAGAGCATCGAACCCTCGCGCTTCGAGGGCAGTGACCAGCGCACCGTGCAGCTCGCCACGGGCGACGTCAAACTCGACTTCCAGGGTGACGACTACCTGCTCACCTTCGGCCTGCCGAACTTCTATTTCCACATCACCACCGCGTACGACATCCTCCGCCACCGCGGCGTCCAGATTGGAAAGCGGGACTTCCTCGGCGCCATTGGACAGCGCTCGACGTCGGCGGCCTGA
- a CDS encoding metal-dependent hydrolase: MDNLAHSLVGAWMAEAGLKRYTPLATAALVIGANLPDVDGIVTFAGSDASLYWRRGWTHGVLALALWPFVLTGLMLLWDRHVRRRRDPTRAPARAGPLLGLSTLAILSHPALDWLNTYGVRLLMPFDGTWFYGDTLFIVDPWVWLLAGAAVVMADARTRKSMAGWCVLGLATTALVTVPPFVPWPAKVLWGVGLAAVLWLRWKGTQVLSTQRVATVCGVGLVLYLGAILLGSQVAAPRAKAWLTAQGAPVERVIAGPVPANPFVRDLIAVGPDRYHFVRADFLRGGEAHLQRSDPSLPREPNPGPVIQAALAAPHLRGLANWLRLPTYEVTETEAGWRVAINDVRYSRSVNGGLGFAVVELDKSLRLLPPRRGADHEH; the protein is encoded by the coding sequence ATGGACAATCTCGCCCACTCGCTCGTCGGCGCATGGATGGCGGAGGCGGGGCTGAAGCGGTACACGCCGCTGGCCACCGCGGCGCTCGTCATCGGCGCCAACCTCCCGGACGTGGATGGAATCGTCACGTTCGCGGGCTCGGACGCCTCGCTGTACTGGCGCAGGGGCTGGACGCACGGGGTGCTCGCGCTGGCCCTGTGGCCCTTCGTGCTCACGGGGCTGATGCTGCTGTGGGACCGCCATGTCCGAAGACGTCGGGACCCGACGCGGGCCCCCGCGCGGGCAGGCCCCTTGCTGGGGCTGTCCACGCTCGCCATCCTCAGCCACCCCGCGCTCGACTGGCTCAACACCTACGGCGTGCGGCTGCTCATGCCGTTCGACGGGACGTGGTTCTACGGCGACACGCTCTTCATCGTCGACCCGTGGGTGTGGCTGCTCGCGGGCGCCGCCGTGGTGATGGCGGATGCACGCACGCGCAAGTCGATGGCGGGCTGGTGCGTGCTGGGCCTCGCGACCACCGCGCTCGTCACCGTCCCTCCCTTCGTCCCCTGGCCCGCGAAGGTGCTGTGGGGCGTGGGCCTGGCGGCCGTGCTGTGGCTGCGCTGGAAGGGGACCCAGGTGTTGTCCACGCAGCGCGTGGCGACCGTGTGTGGCGTGGGGCTCGTGCTCTACCTGGGCGCCATCCTGCTGGGCTCACAAGTCGCCGCGCCTCGGGCGAAGGCGTGGCTGACGGCCCAGGGGGCTCCCGTGGAGCGCGTCATCGCCGGGCCCGTGCCCGCGAATCCCTTCGTGCGAGACCTCATCGCCGTGGGGCCGGACCGCTACCACTTCGTGCGCGCGGACTTCCTGCGCGGCGGCGAGGCCCACCTCCAGCGGAGCGACCCCAGCCTCCCGCGCGAGCCGAATCCCGGCCCCGTCATCCAGGCGGCGCTCGCGGCCCCGCATCTGCGCGGGCTCGCGAACTGGCTGCGGCTGCCCACGTATGAGGTGACAGAGACGGAGGCCGGGTGGCGCGTCGCCATCAACGACGTGCGCTACTCCCGCTCCGTGAATGGAGGCCTGGGCTTCGCCGTGGTGGAGCTGGACAAGTCGCTCCGCCTGCTGCCGCCGAGGCGAGGCGCCGACCACGAACACTGA
- a CDS encoding 50S ribosomal protein L11 methyltransferase, producing the protein MSQTYLSLTVELPEEASEAVQDLLHEAGALGLEVRDRETPTMPGVRPPNAGESIVIGYFEDRETAEAAREEVAESFPAARLGLDEQPQQDWSNEWKSLIKSVHVGRLWVGPPWDVGNAPEGAVRLVIEPKMAFGTGDHPTTSLCLAAVDAFMADHPGASVLDVGTGTGVLAIAAKKLGAGHVVATDNDPTSVELAQENLTDNGTPDIDVSGKELTAVEGTFDLVLANILANTLIELAPLIAPKAKDRLVLAGVLSHQRADVEAAYRNLGFTVLPGATQGEWVRIDLKR; encoded by the coding sequence ATGTCACAGACCTATTTGTCACTCACCGTGGAGTTGCCCGAAGAAGCGTCCGAGGCCGTACAGGACCTCCTCCACGAGGCGGGAGCACTCGGGCTCGAGGTGCGCGACCGGGAAACCCCCACCATGCCCGGTGTGCGTCCCCCGAACGCGGGTGAGTCCATTGTCATTGGCTATTTCGAGGACCGCGAGACGGCGGAGGCCGCCCGCGAAGAGGTGGCCGAGTCCTTCCCCGCCGCCCGGCTGGGCCTGGACGAGCAGCCCCAGCAGGACTGGAGCAACGAGTGGAAGTCGCTCATCAAGTCGGTGCACGTGGGCCGGCTGTGGGTGGGGCCGCCGTGGGATGTGGGCAACGCGCCGGAAGGCGCCGTGCGGCTGGTGATTGAGCCCAAGATGGCCTTCGGCACGGGCGACCACCCGACGACGTCCCTGTGCCTGGCGGCGGTGGACGCGTTCATGGCGGACCACCCGGGCGCCAGCGTCCTGGACGTGGGTACGGGCACGGGCGTGCTGGCCATCGCGGCGAAGAAGCTGGGCGCGGGGCACGTCGTCGCCACCGACAACGACCCGACCTCCGTGGAGCTGGCGCAGGAGAACCTGACGGACAACGGCACCCCGGACATCGACGTGTCTGGCAAGGAGCTGACCGCGGTGGAGGGCACCTTCGACCTGGTGCTCGCCAACATCCTGGCCAACACGCTCATCGAGCTGGCGCCGCTCATCGCCCCCAAGGCGAAGGACCGGCTGGTGCTCGCGGGCGTGCTGTCCCACCAGCGCGCGGACGTGGAGGCGGCCTACCGCAACCTCGGCTTCACCGTGCTGCCCGGCGCCACCCAGGGCGAGTGGGTGCGCATCGACCTGAAGCGCTGA